A single Saccharolobus shibatae B12 DNA region contains:
- a CDS encoding HEPN domain-containing protein codes for MNLEPLFQRANELLRASKFNFNSGFYEIAAIAAEESLYLMLNATLIKLGADIPWYLDFDGLFRVISRYSHDDRLSEIRIKERDIIRLLDDIKIRLGYSIPLELNEKDIEKLITFSEKMFDLLWRNFLKS; via the coding sequence ATGAACTTAGAACCATTATTCCAAAGGGCAAATGAGCTTTTACGTGCATCAAAATTCAATTTTAATTCAGGATTTTATGAAATAGCAGCAATAGCTGCCGAAGAGTCTCTATACTTAATGCTAAATGCAACATTAATCAAGTTAGGGGCTGACATACCATGGTATCTTGATTTTGATGGGCTTTTTAGAGTAATATCGAGATATTCACACGATGATAGACTCTCCGAAATTAGAATTAAAGAAAGGGATATCATCAGATTATTAGACGACATCAAAATTAGATTAGGATATTCAATACCCTTGGAGCTTAATGAAAAGGATATTGAGAAACTGATTACTTTCTCTGAGAAAATGTTTGACCTACTCTGGAGGAATTTCCTTAAAAGTTAA
- a CDS encoding acyl-CoA thioesterase: MENIEYVFEDVVRIYDTDAQGIAHYAAYYRFFTNTIEKFIKEKVGIPYPIVNEDLWFVIAESHAIYRKPVKLGDRLTILLNPKILSNKTIKFDFRILRDGELTTEGYLIQIAINPKIWKSTEMPKEIMDKLSIK; the protein is encoded by the coding sequence ATGGAGAATATCGAATATGTTTTTGAAGATGTAGTTAGAATATATGATACTGACGCTCAAGGTATAGCACACTACGCCGCATATTATAGATTTTTTACCAATACGATAGAAAAATTTATTAAAGAAAAAGTTGGAATACCATATCCCATAGTCAATGAAGATTTGTGGTTTGTTATAGCGGAATCCCATGCCATATACCGTAAACCAGTCAAGTTAGGTGACAGGCTTACTATTTTATTAAACCCAAAAATCTTGTCTAATAAAACGATAAAGTTTGACTTTAGGATTTTGAGGGATGGGGAACTGACAACTGAAGGATATTTAATACAAATAGCAATTAATCCAAAAATATGGAAATCAACTGAGATGCCCAAGGAAATTATGGATAAACTGTCAATAAAGTAA
- a CDS encoding cobalt-precorrin-7 (C(5))-methyltransferase: MKVSEIPVYIIGVGPGDPEYLTLKGYKAIKDSSIVAGWKSVLERFWPILEGKRTVVLTYKKESETLEEIIEIGKTENVAILDHGDPSVSDWQFVEKIKNIAASKGVKVNIISGVSSLNIALSRLGLDINFIGFVTLHVRGDISKSLNDLLNILKMGRVAVVIPEPYKDGPQKVAKFLYDNNLNCRIVVFEKLSYDDERRRDYDNLVSLLNENNEFSDLTIMAIFPKS, from the coding sequence ATGAAGGTGAGTGAAATTCCAGTTTACATCATTGGAGTAGGCCCTGGAGATCCAGAGTATCTTACATTAAAGGGATATAAGGCCATAAAGGATAGTTCAATAGTAGCCGGATGGAAATCAGTCTTAGAAAGATTTTGGCCAATATTGGAAGGTAAACGAACGGTGGTATTAACATATAAAAAAGAGAGTGAAACGCTAGAAGAGATTATTGAAATAGGGAAAACTGAGAACGTTGCAATACTTGATCATGGAGATCCTTCAGTATCTGACTGGCAATTTGTGGAAAAGATAAAGAATATAGCTGCAAGTAAAGGTGTTAAGGTAAATATAATCTCTGGAGTATCCTCTCTAAATATTGCCCTTTCTAGACTGGGTCTTGACATAAATTTTATTGGCTTTGTAACCTTACATGTAAGGGGAGATATATCGAAATCTTTGAATGATCTTCTTAACATATTGAAGATGGGTCGTGTAGCCGTGGTAATACCAGAACCTTACAAAGATGGGCCACAAAAAGTAGCTAAATTCCTCTATGATAATAATTTAAACTGTAGAATAGTGGTATTTGAGAAACTCAGTTACGATGATGAGAGAAGGAGGGATTATGATAACTTAGTATCGTTATTGAATGAAAACAATGAATTCAGTGACCTTACAATAATGGCCATATTTCCTAAATCCTAG
- the cbiG gene encoding cobalt-precorrin 5A hydrolase codes for MIENLWRGIAIISASEDGFKAGEIVKEKLKRFEIPVVHFKYKDADIETVWRCYDAIIFVMALEGATRIICKYAKSKTEDPAIICIDDKINYVIPLLGGHWGANDIARDLSVILNSTPIITTAAELKGKLSVEKIANILVAKILNPENIVKINAVLLRDEYVCVDGVDINFTFPENIRINSEECNYIVSLRNDKEYRDKIVVWLKPLKISIGVGSKKDVKIDEIRDGIYKVLERLNLKRERIGIIASIRKEVKKIADEFNVKFRLVNEEEINNFTNPCLTPPSKTLIEVGLKGVAEISALIAGGINSKLILRKITISRNSTIAVATYEGE; via the coding sequence ATGATAGAAAACTTATGGCGAGGAATTGCCATAATCTCAGCCTCTGAAGACGGTTTCAAAGCAGGCGAAATAGTTAAGGAGAAGCTAAAAAGATTTGAGATACCCGTAGTCCATTTTAAGTATAAGGACGCAGATATCGAAACAGTATGGAGATGTTATGATGCGATTATATTTGTAATGGCACTAGAAGGAGCCACTAGGATTATTTGCAAATACGCGAAGTCTAAGACCGAGGATCCTGCAATAATATGTATTGACGATAAAATAAATTACGTTATACCCCTTCTTGGTGGCCATTGGGGTGCTAACGATATCGCAAGAGACTTATCTGTAATTTTAAACTCAACACCGATAATAACCACAGCTGCTGAATTAAAAGGTAAGTTAAGTGTTGAAAAGATAGCGAACATTTTAGTTGCGAAAATATTAAATCCCGAAAATATCGTTAAGATAAATGCAGTCCTATTGAGAGATGAGTATGTTTGTGTGGATGGAGTCGATATTAACTTCACGTTCCCCGAAAATATAAGGATAAATAGTGAGGAGTGCAACTACATCGTATCGTTGAGGAACGATAAGGAGTATAGGGATAAGATAGTAGTATGGCTGAAACCACTAAAGATATCAATAGGTGTAGGGTCTAAAAAAGACGTGAAAATAGATGAGATTAGAGATGGAATATACAAAGTACTAGAGAGGCTTAACTTAAAAAGAGAGAGGATTGGCATAATTGCGTCTATTCGAAAAGAGGTCAAGAAAATTGCTGATGAATTTAATGTTAAATTTAGATTAGTAAACGAGGAGGAGATAAACAACTTTACAAATCCATGCCTTACTCCTCCTAGCAAAACCCTCATTGAAGTTGGCTTGAAAGGGGTAGCTGAAATTTCCGCCCTAATAGCTGGTGGAATTAATTCAAAATTGATATTGAGAAAAATAACCATAAGTAGAAATTCCACTATTGCAGTAGCAACTTATGAAGGTGAGTGA
- the cobM gene encoding precorrin-4 C(11)-methyltransferase encodes MVGKVVFIGSGPGDPELITVKAKKYIETADVIVYAGSLVNPEILKWSRKDAEVYNSSSLTLNEIVEIMVKKASEGKLVVRLKSGDSSIYGALFEEMWALEAAGIPFEVVPGITAAIAAASVIPIELTVPKLSQTVIITRASLRVPMQGSIKDFAKMVKIGATMVIYTGIHIIDRVVNDLKEGGLTDDTPVIVVYRATWPEQRIIKGTLADIVSKVREAKIYRDSVIIVGLASDPQQIKNMVRSSVYDPKHNHSYRPWKVEED; translated from the coding sequence ATGGTAGGAAAAGTGGTTTTCATTGGATCTGGCCCAGGAGATCCAGAACTAATTACAGTAAAGGCCAAGAAATATATAGAAACAGCTGATGTAATAGTATACGCAGGTTCCCTTGTAAATCCAGAAATATTGAAATGGTCTCGAAAGGATGCCGAAGTATACAATAGTTCATCGCTTACATTAAATGAGATAGTGGAGATAATGGTCAAAAAAGCGAGTGAAGGAAAACTAGTTGTTAGACTCAAATCTGGGGACTCATCAATCTACGGAGCGTTATTTGAGGAGATGTGGGCATTAGAAGCTGCTGGAATCCCATTCGAAGTTGTACCAGGTATCACTGCAGCTATTGCTGCGGCTTCTGTAATACCCATTGAGTTAACAGTCCCCAAGCTTTCCCAAACTGTTATTATAACAAGAGCCTCACTGAGAGTCCCAATGCAAGGTTCCATAAAAGATTTCGCCAAAATGGTAAAGATTGGAGCTACTATGGTAATCTATACTGGAATACATATCATAGACAGAGTAGTTAATGATCTTAAGGAGGGAGGATTGACTGACGATACTCCAGTGATAGTGGTCTATCGCGCAACTTGGCCAGAGCAAAGGATAATTAAAGGAACTTTGGCTGACATCGTGAGTAAGGTTAGGGAAGCTAAGATATATAGGGATTCAGTAATAATAGTAGGACTAGCGTCAGATCCACAACAGATCAAGAACATGGTAAGATCTAGTGTATATGATCCTAAGCATAATCATTCATATAGGCCTTGGAAAGTAGAGGAAGACTGA
- a CDS encoding cobalt-factor II C(20)-methyltransferase, translated as MKLYVVGLGPGDEELITIRGAKILKEAKTIFIPYSTGTNRSLAENIVKKYADSNSKLVLLGFPMAKDVNENELKKIGEKICNESEGDSAFVTLGDPTLYSTFFRIKEKLPCNINVEIIPGVSSVTACASKAMISLANSEDSISIIPASRLDSIEKASEIFETIIVLKANENIKEIAQMLSNKYDLLYARRCFMNDEKLVNMEKEIINDKDYFSMIIALRKKR; from the coding sequence ATGAAACTTTACGTGGTTGGATTAGGGCCAGGTGATGAGGAGTTAATAACTATAAGAGGAGCGAAAATCCTTAAGGAGGCTAAAACTATCTTCATTCCCTATTCCACTGGAACCAATAGAAGTCTGGCAGAGAACATAGTCAAGAAATATGCTGACAGTAATTCAAAGCTGGTTCTATTAGGTTTTCCCATGGCAAAAGACGTTAATGAGAATGAGTTGAAAAAGATAGGAGAGAAGATCTGTAATGAAAGTGAAGGCGACTCCGCATTTGTAACCTTAGGTGATCCAACGTTATATAGCACATTCTTCAGAATAAAGGAGAAATTACCATGTAATATTAACGTGGAAATTATCCCCGGCGTCTCTTCCGTAACCGCTTGTGCCTCAAAAGCCATGATATCTTTAGCGAATTCTGAGGATTCGATAAGTATAATACCAGCTTCAAGACTAGACTCTATTGAAAAAGCTAGCGAAATATTCGAGACTATAATAGTACTTAAGGCTAATGAGAACATTAAGGAAATAGCTCAAATGCTTTCCAACAAATACGACTTACTTTATGCTAGAAGATGTTTCATGAATGACGAAAAGTTAGTTAATATGGAAAAAGAGATCATTAATGATAAGGATTACTTCTCAATGATAATAGCTTTGAGAAAGAAAAGGTGA
- the cbiT gene encoding precorrin-6Y C5,15-methyltransferase (decarboxylating) subunit CbiT produces MEWDYVIPGIPDNFFERDEEIPMTKEEIRALALSKLRIRKGDTVLDIGCGTGSVTVEASLLVGSTGKVYGVDKEEKAINLTRRNAEKFGVLNNIVLIKGEAPEILFTINEKFDRIFIGGGSEKIKEIISASWEIIKKGGRVVIDAILLETVNNAISAMENIGFMNLEITEVIIAKGMKTKVGTAMMARNPIFIISGEKQ; encoded by the coding sequence ATGGAATGGGACTACGTTATACCAGGGATTCCAGATAACTTCTTTGAAAGGGATGAGGAAATACCAATGACTAAGGAGGAGATAAGGGCTTTGGCTTTATCCAAATTGAGGATAAGAAAAGGTGATACGGTCTTAGATATTGGATGTGGAACGGGTAGCGTTACTGTAGAGGCTTCATTACTGGTTGGAAGTACTGGGAAGGTTTACGGTGTAGATAAGGAGGAAAAGGCTATTAACTTAACTAGGAGAAATGCTGAAAAGTTTGGAGTTTTAAATAACATAGTACTCATAAAAGGTGAAGCGCCGGAGATATTGTTTACGATTAATGAGAAATTCGATAGGATTTTCATAGGAGGTGGATCAGAGAAAATTAAGGAAATTATATCGGCCTCTTGGGAAATAATAAAAAAAGGTGGAAGAGTAGTTATTGACGCTATACTATTGGAAACTGTAAATAATGCCATATCTGCGATGGAGAACATTGGATTCATGAATTTAGAGATAACGGAGGTAATTATTGCAAAAGGTATGAAAACAAAAGTAGGTACTGCAATGATGGCGAGAAATCCAATATTTATAATTTCGGGTGAAAAGCAATGA
- the cbiD gene encoding cobalt-precorrin-5B (C(1))-methyltransferase CbiD, whose amino-acid sequence MIINSLKRFGITTGAAASAAAKAAVIGLLNREKRNTVVIPTPIGLRLEIPVEKVEIDSGIACAEVKKFSGDNPDILDGLVIRCCAKLNESNEIVIVGGKGVGKVTRSGLKATMGETAISPTVRDMVINAIREVTDKGIQITIEVPNGEIIAENTLNKMVGIVGGISILGTTGIETPVSDDDYLEHIKCELNVIRQSYDFVVIAPGNSAAKYASELFDSNSIIKVGDRIGDSIKLASSVFRKVILAGLPAKLLKVYAGIFNTHYSQGDARLESLTHASVLAGLPYDVLAKISNALSVEEAFTYMTKEQRRKVMNIVAEKILSRIKGFNGDINFCVIIFDYDGESLSRVGC is encoded by the coding sequence ATGATAATAAACTCTTTGAAGAGATTTGGAATAACCACTGGAGCTGCAGCCTCTGCAGCCGCAAAGGCAGCAGTTATAGGATTACTTAATAGAGAGAAAAGAAACACAGTGGTAATACCGACACCCATAGGATTAAGACTGGAAATACCCGTAGAAAAAGTTGAGATAGATAGTGGAATCGCATGTGCTGAAGTTAAGAAATTTTCGGGAGATAATCCAGATATCCTAGATGGGTTAGTGATAAGATGTTGTGCTAAACTAAATGAGAGTAATGAAATTGTCATAGTTGGAGGAAAGGGAGTTGGCAAAGTTACAAGGAGTGGGTTAAAGGCAACCATGGGGGAGACGGCAATAAGTCCTACTGTAAGAGATATGGTAATCAACGCAATAAGGGAAGTTACAGATAAGGGAATACAGATAACGATTGAAGTACCAAATGGAGAAATCATTGCTGAAAATACCTTAAATAAAATGGTTGGAATAGTGGGTGGGATTTCCATATTGGGTACGACGGGTATTGAGACGCCTGTTAGTGATGATGATTACTTAGAGCATATTAAATGTGAGCTTAATGTAATTAGGCAGTCTTACGACTTCGTAGTGATTGCCCCAGGGAATTCCGCAGCAAAATATGCATCAGAGTTATTTGATAGTAACAGCATTATAAAAGTAGGGGATAGGATAGGGGATTCGATAAAGTTAGCAAGTAGTGTTTTTAGGAAGGTAATACTAGCTGGATTACCTGCAAAACTTCTTAAAGTATATGCAGGCATTTTTAACACTCATTATTCACAAGGTGACGCTAGACTGGAATCATTAACCCATGCTTCAGTTCTAGCAGGACTCCCCTATGACGTGCTGGCTAAAATATCAAACGCTCTATCAGTTGAGGAAGCTTTCACGTATATGACAAAAGAGCAGAGAAGGAAAGTGATGAACATTGTAGCGGAGAAAATATTGAGTAGGATAAAAGGTTTTAATGGTGATATAAACTTCTGCGTAATTATTTTCGATTATGATGGTGAATCTTTGAGTAGGGTGGGATGTTAA
- a CDS encoding precorrin-3B C(17)-methyltransferase, which produces MKMGKLYIVGIGPGSKEQRTIKAQEVLEKSNVIIGYNTYLRLISDVLGGKKEVIGARMKEEIFRANTAIEKALESDNTVALVSSGDPQVYGMAGLVFDLIARRKLDLDVEVIPGVTAALAAAARLGSPLSLDFVVISLSDLLISREEILHKVTKAAEADFVIVFYNLINENLLIEVMDIVSKHRKPNTPVGLVKSAYRNNENIVITTLSSWKEHMNEIGMTTTMIIGNSLTYSYKNYMITPRGYERKYEL; this is translated from the coding sequence ATGAAAATGGGGAAATTATACATTGTAGGAATTGGACCAGGATCAAAAGAACAAAGAACTATAAAGGCACAAGAAGTTTTGGAAAAGTCAAACGTAATAATTGGATATAATACATACTTAAGGCTAATATCTGACGTCCTAGGTGGAAAAAAGGAAGTAATAGGAGCTAGAATGAAAGAGGAAATATTTAGGGCTAACACTGCAATAGAAAAAGCCTTAGAGTCAGATAATACTGTTGCCTTAGTATCTAGTGGTGATCCACAGGTCTATGGAATGGCTGGTTTGGTATTTGACTTGATAGCCAGAAGAAAATTGGATTTAGACGTTGAAGTGATACCGGGAGTAACTGCTGCTTTGGCAGCTGCTGCTAGACTAGGAAGTCCCCTTTCTCTTGACTTCGTCGTAATAAGCCTAAGTGATTTATTAATATCACGAGAGGAGATTTTACATAAAGTAACCAAGGCTGCAGAGGCTGATTTTGTAATAGTATTTTATAATTTAATTAATGAGAATTTATTAATAGAAGTAATGGATATAGTTTCAAAACATAGGAAGCCGAATACCCCAGTGGGATTAGTTAAGAGTGCGTATAGGAATAATGAGAACATAGTAATAACGACCTTGTCGTCATGGAAAGAACATATGAATGAGATAGGTATGACTACTACAATGATAATAGGAAATTCATTAACTTATAGTTATAAAAATTACATGATAACACCAAGAGGTTACGAGAGGAAATACGAGCTATGA
- a CDS encoding precorrin-8X methylmutase, translated as MDRQSNTAIMLIGHGSRRETYNSDIEGMINYLKEKISVPIYLTYNEFAKPDWRSLLNEIIKEGYRRVIIGLVFLGRGNHVFRDIMGELGIQRLNSWEVSKISGKEVEFYVTEPLSSSPLIGLALYYRLARALDALPTLEYTEDPYEIEERSMNYILSNLDVKDEREKRVIGKAVFASGNPEVARYLKVTNLDTGIEAIRAGSEIVADVKMVSVGIRWKKVTCMIDDERTKELSKELGITRAAAAMRLSIGQGGKVVVIGNAPTALIETIKLVKQGVDIPFIVATPPGFTNAKESKEALIESKIPSVVLTGTYGGSGIAVAIINEIIKMAMEG; from the coding sequence GTGGATAGACAATCCAATACTGCAATAATGCTAATAGGTCACGGTTCAAGGAGAGAGACATATAATAGTGATATTGAAGGTATGATAAATTACTTGAAGGAAAAAATCTCAGTACCTATATACTTAACTTATAACGAATTCGCCAAGCCCGATTGGAGATCTCTACTAAATGAGATCATTAAAGAAGGGTATAGGAGAGTAATAATAGGGTTAGTGTTTCTAGGAAGAGGAAATCATGTTTTTAGAGACATCATGGGAGAGCTAGGAATCCAAAGGTTGAACAGTTGGGAGGTAAGTAAGATAAGTGGAAAGGAAGTGGAGTTTTACGTTACAGAACCGCTTTCGTCATCACCCTTGATTGGATTGGCACTATATTACAGATTGGCGAGGGCATTAGATGCACTTCCAACTCTTGAATACACGGAGGATCCTTATGAGATAGAAGAGAGAAGTATGAACTATATTCTATCAAATTTAGATGTTAAAGATGAGAGGGAGAAAAGAGTAATAGGAAAAGCCGTTTTCGCATCTGGAAATCCAGAAGTAGCAAGATACTTGAAGGTGACCAACTTGGATACGGGGATTGAGGCAATAAGAGCTGGAAGCGAAATCGTAGCCGATGTGAAAATGGTCTCTGTAGGTATTAGATGGAAAAAGGTTACTTGTATGATAGATGATGAAAGGACGAAGGAGCTATCAAAGGAATTGGGGATAACTAGGGCCGCAGCTGCCATGAGGTTATCAATTGGACAAGGTGGCAAAGTGGTGGTTATAGGAAACGCTCCGACTGCACTTATAGAAACGATTAAATTGGTTAAGCAAGGGGTTGATATACCATTTATAGTAGCAACACCTCCAGGTTTCACAAACGCCAAGGAATCCAAGGAAGCGTTGATAGAGAGTAAAATTCCATCTGTAGTATTAACTGGGACTTATGGTGGGAGCGGTATAGCAGTGGCGATTATTAATGAGATTATTAAAATGGCAATGGAGGGATGA
- a CDS encoding NADPH-dependent FMN reductase, whose translation MEKVKILGFAGSLRKQSYNKMLLKVAQTLLPDNVTMEIFDLEGIPPFNVDLEPPEIVKVFKEKIRSADALLIATPEYNYSIPGVLKNAIDWASFPPKDNSFEGKPVAVISASIGMLGGARAQYHLRQIFVFLNMIPVNRPEVFVTFAHKKFDENGNLLDEDAKKYLRELLQNLVKLAEVVKIGRDLKLL comes from the coding sequence ATGGAAAAGGTAAAAATATTAGGATTTGCAGGTAGTTTAAGGAAACAGTCATATAATAAAATGCTCTTAAAGGTAGCCCAGACACTACTTCCTGATAACGTGACGATGGAAATATTTGATTTAGAAGGTATACCACCATTTAATGTAGACCTAGAACCACCAGAAATAGTAAAAGTATTTAAAGAGAAGATAAGATCAGCAGATGCGCTGCTCATAGCTACACCTGAGTATAATTACTCAATACCTGGCGTACTAAAAAATGCTATAGATTGGGCTTCATTTCCGCCTAAGGATAACTCATTTGAAGGTAAGCCGGTTGCCGTAATTAGTGCATCAATAGGTATGTTAGGTGGTGCTAGAGCTCAATATCATCTAAGACAAATTTTTGTGTTCTTAAATATGATACCAGTCAATAGGCCAGAGGTTTTCGTTACATTTGCCCATAAAAAGTTTGATGAAAACGGTAACCTCTTAGATGAGGACGCTAAAAAGTATTTAAGAGAACTATTACAAAATCTCGTAAAGTTGGCTGAAGTAGTGAAGATTGGGAGGGACCTAAAGCTTCTTTAA